From the genome of Alicyclobacillus sp. SO9:
CGTGCGCCACTGTCAGATAGCCGCCGTAGAACAGTGCGATAGCAAAGCTCAGCGATCCCATTAACGGAATCATAGACTGAAACAACGCACTCTGCTTAAACATGGTCATTTGCCGTTTTACAATGGACTCTACTCGGGTTTGAAAACGAAGAGATTCCATGTCTTCGTTGGAACTTGCTTTCACTAAGCGAATCGCAGACAGACTCTCTTCCGTCAAATCTGCCATGTCAGACAGTCCCTCTTGCACGCGCCGCGACGCGTTGCGAATACGAGGTCCCCACCAGACAATGAAGAGGGGTACAAAGCAGATAGGAATCATACTGACTAACGTAAGTTTCACACTTACTGTGGTAAACGTCATATAGAGCGTTGCTGCGAGCAAGAAGACAGCATTTGAGAAAATATTCACTCCGCCTGTCAACGCGTCACGTATGGTTCGAACATCGTTGAGAGCGTGATTAAGTAAGTCTCCCACACTGCGTTGCCGATAGTAATTAGCCGACAGCAGTTCCCAATGAGAAAACAACTGCTGCCTCATTCTGTATTCAAAGCGACGACCAATTTGTCCATTGCGAAATTGACCAATTCCGTAGAACACAACGTAGCCGATGCCAATCAGAAGCAGCCACAAACTGTACATGGCAACCTTATGTGCATCGAGTTGTCCTGCTTTCAGTGCATTAGTGAAGTTTCCCAGAAGGTGAGGGAACTGCACCATAACGAATTCTGCCACCATGATGGAAAGCGTAGATACCAGATAAGACCACTTATGTTCACTTACATACTGCCGCAGAATATGCTTCGCGTCTTTGATGCCGAGTCCCCCCTTTTTGCTTACACGACTTCTACACCAATTCAAAACCGACCCAGGAGCAGCACCTTGAGGACCTCAACCTGGGCCGGATTAGAATTCATGATATTTTCAATTCACCGCTAACCTCAATTCAGGACTTACCCTAGAAGTCAGTACTTACGTTAACAAGTCAGTACTTACCTTCGCGAATTCAAACTTATCTCAGCGAATTCAGCCTCTCTCTGATAGCTTGACTCTGTTCTTCAAACCCCGGTTTGCCCAGCAGTGCAAACATATTCACCTTGTAAGCTTCAACTCCAGGCTGGTTGAACGGATTCACTCCGAGCAGAAGACCGCTGGCGGCACACGCCAGTTCAAAGAAATAGAACAAATGTCCCAGCGATTTTTCGGTTTTATCCGGAATTGAAATGAGCAGATTGGGCACTCCGCCGTCAGCATGTGCCAACTGTGTAGCAACCCGCGCTTTATTATTCACCCACGATAGCGTTTTGTCAGCTAAATACTCGAGTCCATCTTCTGAATCAGGCTGAGACGGAATTTGAATTTCGTCACCATTGTAATCCACTGTTAGAACCGTTTCAAACAAATTACGAACGCCCTCTTGAATATACTGCCCCAGTGAGTGCAAGTCAGTGGTATATCCCACCGATACCGGAAAAATTCCCTTGTTGTCTTTTCCTTCACTTTCCCCGTACAACTGCTTCCACCATTCGGCAAACATTTGGAACGACGGCTCGTAATATGCCAATATCTCCGCTGTCTTCCCCTTGCGATAAAGTGCATTTCTCACAGCAGCATAGCGATATGCCGGATTCTCAGTCAAGTCACTCCGCGCATATTTCTCCTCTGCCTCTCTGGCACCCTGAAGGAGCATTCGAATATCGACACCGGCACTCGCCAACGGCAACAACCCGACAGGAGTCAGTACAGAATACCGACCGCCGACATCGTCAGGAATCACAAAAGTCTTATACCCTTCCTCGTCTGCGAGCGTTCGCAAGGCACCTTTTGACTTGTCAGTGGTTGCAAGAATCTGCTTCTTCGCGGCATCTTCGCCCGACTGCCTTACAAGCCAGTTGCGTAAAACCCTGAATGCGACCGCCGGTTCAGTTGTAGTCCCTGATTTCGAAATGACATTTAAATAGACCCGCTTACCTTCGAGTACCTGGAGTAGATCCTCCATAGCCTGACCACTCAGTTGATTCCCGGCGAAGTAGATTTCAGGACCGCCGCGCTTTTCTCGGGACAACTGGTTGTAGTAGGGTGGCTGCACCCACTCGAAAGCTGCACGTGCACCTAAATACGAACCGCCAATTCCAACAACGACCAATGCATCCGCATGTTCCCGTACTTCGGCCGCAACCTCAAGCAAATTGTCCAACCCTCTGTCCAGTGTCTGGCTGGGTAGATGCAGCCAGCCCAAAAAGTCTGAACCAGGTGTTTCCTTCTTATGTAATTGTTGATGTGCCGTATTAATGTACGGCTGCAGTTGAATCCATTCATCATCGTGAAGTTCCAGATGCGCAAAAGATAAATCCAATGTTACCATAGGCGTTTTTGCTCCTTTCACAGACTATCGTCTCAGCCAGCCTCAAGTCAGACTGCACCGTTCTATTATCCACTGAATTCAACGCTTAATCCAGTTTCATTTGAAATCTCTGGCGTGCGTGTCCATTCTTGTACTCCGTTTTCACACGGGGTATGCTAAAAACAGTTGTCACCAGAAACGAGTTTAAGGAGAATCGTCATGGCACACCGCACACAACGACAAAATCGATTGCTCGAGGAGCTAGCAAAAGCCGACAGACCCTTGACTGGTTCCGAACTTGCCACGCGCTGTAAAGTCACGCGGCAAGTCGTGGTTCACGATGTTGCCATCATCCGGGCCTCAGGTGTCCAGGTTCTCTCCACCCCCCGCGGGTATTGGCTTCAATCTGAATCCCCGCGTGAAACACGGGTCTTGTCCGTCTGTCATCCGCCGGAACTAACAGAAATTGAACTAATGACCCTCGTTGATTTTGGTATTGAAGTGCTCGATGTAATGGTTGAACACCCGATTTACGGGGAACTGAGAGGCGGCCTCCATCTTTCCTCGAGGCGGGATGTAGAACTGTTTATGGAGCAGGTCAGAACCAGCAAAGTCACCCTACTGTCCTCTCTCACAGACGGATTTCACCTGCACACCGTTGCTCCGCCTCATTCACAGCGACTGCAAGAAGCCATCGCTGCTCTGCGGCAGAATGGGGTTCAAGTTTTTGAAGAAGAGTCTCAGTGAATAGCCGGAACCTGACATCGCGATGATATTGTTTGGCAACACTCCCGCTTGACTCCACTTTCTCACAGCCTGCCAATTCACGGAATATTGCTACTTTACATCCGGAACTTGACAACATCTTGCCAGTCTGTGAAAACAGGTGTATATACACTAGTGTAGTCATTAATTTATTTGTTGGGAGATGTACTGATGACAACTTCATCCTCTTCACCGGAGATTCGTTATGGAGAGAAAGTACTGCAAGTTGAGCCCTATGGTGCTGAAGCCGTTGCTCAAGCCGATAGACACGGAAAGCCGCGAACACAGTTTACACTGTGGCTGGGTTCAAACCTGACCATTGCCGACTTTGCTCTAGGTTTTCTCCCCATCTCAATGGGTATGTCTTGGGCCTGGACTATCGCCGCTGTTGTTGTGGGCAATTTGCTCGGAGCAACGGTGTTGGCAGCATGCGCTGCCATGGGTCCGACTTATGGAACACCCCAGTTGATTATCGGCCGTTTCACATTTGGGCGGGTTGGAGGATATCTGCCGGCCGTTTTGAATTACTTAAGCACCATCGGCTGGTTTGCTGTCAACAACATTCTTGGGACTTTCGGTTTGCAAGTGCTGTTTCCACACTTGGCTTTCTGGCAAGGTGCATTGATACTGGTGTTCATTCAAGGACTTCTGGCTGTATACGGTCACAATTTAATTCACACCTATGAACGCATCATGGCGGTCGTACTTGGGGTTCTCTTCCTGATTGCAACCGTCATTGCTTTGTCGCACCACCAAGCGTTGGCGGCCTATAGAGGGGGGCATGGCTCACCATGGGTGTTGTTCGCAGTCATGGTCGCGGCCTCATTCTCTTATATTGGCAGTTGGGGACCTTATGCCTCCGATTACAGCCGCTATCTCCGTCCGTCGACAAGCAAGGCAAGGGTGTTTGGATTTGCCTTCCTCGGGTCTTTCGTTGCATCTGTGTGGCTGGAGTTGGTGGGAGGAGCAGTCGCTGTTTTGGCCGCTTCTCAAAACGGCAATCCCATTTCTGACTTGCACCAAGTCATGGGCGGCTTTGGAGCAATCGCGACGATTGCCATCATCCTCGGCGGAACTGCAGCCGATGCCCTCAACTTGTACTCCAATTCGCTATCCGCAGGCGCAATGGATATTCGCTTGCCTCGCTGGTC
Proteins encoded in this window:
- a CDS encoding transcription repressor NadR produces the protein MAHRTQRQNRLLEELAKADRPLTGSELATRCKVTRQVVVHDVAIIRASGVQVLSTPRGYWLQSESPRETRVLSVCHPPELTEIELMTLVDFGIEVLDVMVEHPIYGELRGGLHLSSRRDVELFMEQVRTSKVTLLSSLTDGFHLHTVAPPHSQRLQEAIAALRQNGVQVFEEESQ
- a CDS encoding glucose-6-phosphate isomerase, whose amino-acid sequence is MVTLDLSFAHLELHDDEWIQLQPYINTAHQQLHKKETPGSDFLGWLHLPSQTLDRGLDNLLEVAAEVREHADALVVVGIGGSYLGARAAFEWVQPPYYNQLSREKRGGPEIYFAGNQLSGQAMEDLLQVLEGKRVYLNVISKSGTTTEPAVAFRVLRNWLVRQSGEDAAKKQILATTDKSKGALRTLADEEGYKTFVIPDDVGGRYSVLTPVGLLPLASAGVDIRMLLQGAREAEEKYARSDLTENPAYRYAAVRNALYRKGKTAEILAYYEPSFQMFAEWWKQLYGESEGKDNKGIFPVSVGYTTDLHSLGQYIQEGVRNLFETVLTVDYNGDEIQIPSQPDSEDGLEYLADKTLSWVNNKARVATQLAHADGGVPNLLISIPDKTEKSLGHLFYFFELACAASGLLLGVNPFNQPGVEAYKVNMFALLGKPGFEEQSQAIRERLNSLR
- a CDS encoding cytosine permease is translated as MTTSSSSPEIRYGEKVLQVEPYGAEAVAQADRHGKPRTQFTLWLGSNLTIADFALGFLPISMGMSWAWTIAAVVVGNLLGATVLAACAAMGPTYGTPQLIIGRFTFGRVGGYLPAVLNYLSTIGWFAVNNILGTFGLQVLFPHLAFWQGALILVFIQGLLAVYGHNLIHTYERIMAVVLGVLFLIATVIALSHHQALAAYRGGHGSPWVLFAVMVAASFSYIGSWGPYASDYSRYLRPSTSKARVFGFAFLGSFVASVWLELVGGAVAVLAASQNGNPISDLHQVMGGFGAIATIAIILGGTAADALNLYSNSLSAGAMDIRLPRWSLAVTAGLIGLILSLSGSGAFEQNYENFLLMLGYWIMPWLGVLFTDFYFLKRYRAAESDRRMQRTILWSGLVSFVVGFVVSIPFMSGPLYKGPIASALGGADLSFYISFLVSALLYMVLERTSSSHTALHH